The following coding sequences are from one Primulina huaijiensis isolate GDHJ02 unplaced genomic scaffold, ASM1229523v2 scaffold37361, whole genome shotgun sequence window:
- the LOC140968628 gene encoding uncharacterized protein, whose amino-acid sequence MEGGGKIPVDEIPLARGRGRGRGRGRARVRVVDDNFVEQAADHLDQLRMDELVARFHSMHPPRFSGSEGAEKAELRISEIEELFDLIEYPSECRLRLSVHQLKDRAKMWWSTTLMTLDAQRIVPSWDIFKLKFKESYCLPSFYSSKASEFHKLKQGDMSVAEYADTFYAMLRYAPHVAASQVAVVESFIEGLNDHLHPFVSTGKPLNYLEAVEIAKRAEVSLKRSGNRAPTQHHHSGR is encoded by the coding sequence ATGGAGGGTGGTGGAAAAATTCCTGTTGATGAGATTCCTTTagctcgaggtcgaggtcgaggtcgtggacgtggtagAGCTCGTGTCCGTGTTGTTgatgataattttgttgagCAAGCTGCTGATCATCTAGACCAGCTTAGGATGGATGAATTAGTTGCGCGTTTCCATTCTATGCATCCACCTCGATTTAGTGGTTCGGAGGGAGCTGAGAAAGCAGAATTGAGGATTTCTGAGATTgaggaattgtttgatttgattgagtatcCTTCAGAGTGTCGATTGAGATTATCTGTGCATCAGTTGAAAGATCGTGCCAAAATGTGGTGGTCTACTACATTGATGACTTTAGATGCTCAGAGGATTGTTCCATCGTGGGATATATTCAAGCTGAAGTTTAAGGAAAGTTATTGTCTTCCATCATTCTACAGTTCTAAGGCTTCTGAGTTTCATAAATTGAAACAAGGCGATATGTCAGTTGCGGAGTATGCTgatactttttatgctatgctGAGATATGCTCCTCATGTTGCTGCGAGTCAGGTTGCTGTTGTTGAAAGTTTCATTGAAGGACTGAACGATCATCTGCACCCTTTTGTTTCTACCGGTAAGCCACTGAATTATCTTGAAGCAGTGGAAATAGCAAAGAGGGCTGAAGTTAGTCTTAAGAGAAGTGGCAATCGAGCTCCTACCCAACATCATCATTCGGGAAGGTAA